The Prosthecobacter algae genome has a segment encoding these proteins:
- a CDS encoding efflux RND transporter permease subunit encodes MLNTLIRFSLHHRPIILMVALLVLLFGFQTLTQLPVEVLPDMTKPTVTILTESPGLAPEEVEVLVTQPIESAVQGVGGLDRLRSNSDVGLSLVFAEFGWGTDIYRARQLVQERLQTVLNTLPAGSKPGMTPVSSLMGEILLVGLRSTDGKVLPADLRVLADWTIRRRLQSISGVAEVLTIGGGVQQIQVQPNPNRLSAFGVTFEEVETAVGRASGNATSGYLQAGPREIMVRNLGMTTRLEDIAHTVIKTVEDRPVLISDVAEVKHAVQTMRGDASVNGTMGVVLSIDKAPGFDTLKLSAQIEAALEELKPTLPAGVTAEIMFRQGDFIEHAIGNLKEAIRDGAIMVTIILFLFLLNLRTTAITLMAMPLSFAVTILIFKASGISVNSMTLGGLAVAIGMVVDDAIVDVENVYRRLQENASLASPKPVLEVIATASGEVRNSILYATVLIILVFLPLLGLEGIEGRLFTPIAIATITSMAASFVVSLTVIPVLCSLLLRIKRKPTATHHDGFLVRAMKWFVQHSFLRLALGAPMLVIAVAGMLLIASLMLYPIMGKEFLPSFNEGSATISLASAPGTSLAQSNEIGEVGVRLLKNIPEVKSVGRRAGRAEKDDHVMPVSVNEFDVEFHEGGRAREIVFAEIRTKLKTIPGTFLNVGQPIGHRLSHMLSGVSAKIVVKIFGPDLEVLREKGEQVRDLAKTIPGLTDVNLEAQVPIPQIKIEVNRQRAVAYGVQPGTLNEQVSTLLGGKTLAELREGQRTVDLVLRLPESWRDSAEKLGELLIETDKGPRIPLRLIADIREGKGPNVINRENTQRRIVIGANTGVRDLESIVDQWESAVREKLKLPEGYFLRFEGEFQAQQAAAKRIGFYFVLVLGVVTLLLFSYFHSLSLALQVMLNIPLALMGGLALTWLLVDNISIATIVGFIAVGGVAARNGIMMISHYLHLMSHEGESFTRQMIVRGTLERLVPVLMTALSAGIALIPLLLAANEPGKEILHPVAVVIVGGLVSSTFLDLMITPAVFYLFGRKAAESAVGSHAPAAQ; translated from the coding sequence ATGCTAAACACGCTCATCCGCTTTTCCCTGCACCACCGGCCTATCATTCTCATGGTGGCGCTCCTGGTGCTGCTGTTTGGTTTTCAGACACTCACGCAGCTACCTGTCGAGGTGCTGCCCGACATGACCAAACCCACGGTGACCATCCTCACCGAATCCCCAGGCCTCGCCCCGGAGGAGGTGGAGGTGCTCGTCACCCAGCCCATCGAAAGCGCCGTCCAGGGCGTCGGTGGTTTGGACCGCCTGCGGTCAAATTCCGATGTGGGACTCTCGCTGGTCTTTGCCGAATTTGGCTGGGGGACGGACATTTACCGTGCCCGCCAGCTCGTGCAGGAGCGTTTGCAAACCGTGCTGAACACCCTGCCTGCGGGGAGCAAACCCGGCATGACGCCCGTCTCTTCTCTCATGGGGGAAATCCTCCTGGTGGGCCTGCGCAGCACGGATGGTAAGGTCCTCCCGGCTGATCTGCGGGTGCTTGCCGACTGGACCATCCGCCGTCGTTTGCAGAGCATCAGCGGCGTGGCGGAGGTGCTGACCATCGGCGGCGGCGTGCAGCAGATCCAGGTGCAGCCCAACCCGAACCGGCTGTCTGCCTTCGGCGTCACCTTTGAAGAGGTGGAGACCGCCGTGGGCCGTGCCTCAGGCAATGCCACCAGCGGCTATTTGCAGGCTGGGCCACGCGAAATCATGGTGCGCAATCTGGGCATGACCACACGACTGGAAGACATCGCCCACACCGTCATCAAAACGGTGGAAGACCGCCCCGTGCTCATCAGCGATGTGGCCGAGGTCAAGCATGCCGTGCAGACCATGCGAGGGGATGCCAGCGTCAATGGCACGATGGGCGTGGTGCTCAGCATTGATAAGGCCCCTGGTTTCGACACGCTGAAACTCTCGGCACAGATCGAAGCCGCTTTGGAAGAACTGAAGCCGACCCTCCCTGCAGGCGTCACGGCAGAGATCATGTTCCGCCAAGGAGACTTCATCGAGCACGCCATCGGCAATCTCAAGGAAGCCATCCGGGACGGGGCCATCATGGTCACCATCATCCTGTTTTTGTTCCTGCTGAATTTACGCACCACGGCCATCACGCTCATGGCCATGCCGCTGTCCTTTGCTGTCACCATCCTCATCTTTAAAGCCTCAGGCATCAGTGTGAATTCGATGACTCTTGGCGGCCTTGCTGTCGCCATTGGCATGGTGGTGGATGATGCGATTGTGGATGTGGAAAATGTGTATCGCAGGCTTCAGGAAAATGCTTCTCTGGCATCGCCCAAGCCTGTGCTGGAAGTCATCGCCACGGCTTCGGGAGAGGTGAGAAACTCCATTCTCTACGCCACCGTGCTCATTATTTTGGTATTCCTTCCATTGTTAGGTTTGGAAGGCATTGAGGGGCGGCTTTTCACCCCCATCGCCATTGCCACCATTACCAGCATGGCGGCTTCTTTTGTGGTCAGCCTCACGGTCATTCCTGTTCTGTGTTCTTTGCTGCTCCGGATCAAAAGGAAACCGACCGCCACCCATCATGATGGCTTCCTGGTCCGTGCCATGAAGTGGTTTGTTCAGCACAGCTTTCTCCGTCTGGCGCTGGGGGCTCCCATGCTGGTCATCGCCGTCGCGGGCATGCTGCTCATCGCCTCCCTGATGCTCTACCCCATCATGGGAAAGGAATTTCTGCCCTCCTTCAATGAAGGCAGTGCCACCATTTCTCTGGCCAGCGCCCCGGGTACCTCGCTCGCCCAATCCAATGAGATCGGCGAGGTGGGGGTGCGTCTTCTTAAAAACATCCCTGAGGTGAAAAGCGTGGGTCGCCGCGCAGGCCGTGCGGAAAAAGATGACCACGTCATGCCCGTGAGCGTGAATGAATTCGATGTCGAGTTTCATGAAGGTGGCCGCGCGCGCGAAATTGTCTTCGCAGAGATCCGCACCAAGCTGAAGACCATTCCAGGCACCTTCCTGAATGTCGGCCAGCCCATCGGCCATCGCCTTTCCCACATGCTCAGCGGTGTGTCAGCCAAGATCGTCGTGAAGATCTTCGGGCCAGACCTGGAGGTGCTGCGAGAAAAGGGCGAACAAGTCCGCGATCTGGCCAAAACAATCCCCGGTCTCACCGACGTGAATCTTGAGGCGCAGGTGCCCATTCCCCAAATTAAAATTGAAGTAAATCGGCAGCGCGCCGTCGCATATGGAGTGCAACCCGGTACGCTCAATGAACAGGTCTCCACCCTCCTGGGGGGCAAGACTCTTGCTGAGCTGCGTGAAGGGCAGCGCACCGTGGATCTCGTGCTGCGCCTGCCGGAAAGCTGGCGTGATTCGGCGGAAAAACTGGGCGAGCTCCTCATTGAAACCGACAAAGGCCCGCGCATTCCGTTGCGCCTCATCGCCGACATCCGGGAAGGGAAGGGGCCCAATGTCATCAACCGTGAAAACACCCAGCGCCGCATCGTTATTGGGGCCAATACGGGCGTCCGTGACCTGGAGTCCATTGTGGACCAATGGGAATCTGCGGTGCGGGAAAAGCTGAAGCTGCCGGAAGGTTACTTCCTGCGCTTCGAGGGCGAGTTTCAGGCCCAGCAGGCGGCAGCGAAGCGCATCGGTTTCTATTTTGTCCTGGTGCTCGGCGTCGTGACCCTGCTGCTGTTCAGCTATTTTCACAGCCTTTCCCTGGCCCTTCAAGTGATGCTGAACATCCCCCTCGCCCTCATGGGTGGGCTGGCCCTCACCTGGCTGCTGGTGGATAACATCAGCATCGCCACCATCGTTGGGTTCATCGCCGTGGGCGGCGTGGCAGCGCGAAATGGCATCATGATGATCAGCCATTACCTGCACCTCATGTCGCATGAGGGAGAAAGCTTCACCCGCCAGATGATCGTGCGTGGGACGTTGGAGCGCCTTGTGCCCGTTTTGATGACGGCCCTCAGCGCCGGGATTGCCCTCATCCCACTGTTGCTCGCGGCGAATGAACCGGGCAAGGAAATCCTCCACCCAGTGGCCGTTGTGATCGTCGGCGGCCTCGTCAGCAGCACCTTTCTGGATCTTATGATCACCCCTGCCGTCTTTTACCTCTTTGGCCGCAAGGCCGCCGAATCTGCTGTGGGCAGCCATGCTCCCGCAGCGCAGTGA
- a CDS encoding efflux RND transporter periplasmic adaptor subunit: MNFKTCFWLVLLPLLSVAAADPERLGNTVILEESAVANLQLQFAEAEETLFEETIFALGHIEVLPGKKAIVSSRILGRAFSVLAIPHQAVDEGDEVAWVESRQPGDPPPTVALTSPITGTVAKVDIAVGQPISPDQVLMEIVDLETVEAAAQVPQHLAGRLQLGQPAHIRLSALPDKVFEAKLAHIGTLADEATGTVEAAFHVPNPDGLLRPGLKAEFSIVVSTRENVLSIPRTAIQGDAAERFVYIKDYDLKNAFVKTNVVLGAQNDQFVEVLSGLFPGDEVVVRGAYALAFAGKGSVSLKVAMDAAHGHPHNEDGTEMSKEQIAAAQGGHGDHDHEGGAGWNMLTTFFAASTGLLFLLLVVTLLMTRKRAAA; this comes from the coding sequence ATGAATTTTAAAACCTGTTTTTGGTTAGTCCTCCTGCCGCTGCTCAGTGTGGCCGCAGCCGATCCCGAACGTCTGGGCAATACCGTGATTTTGGAGGAATCGGCCGTGGCCAATCTCCAGCTTCAGTTTGCCGAGGCTGAGGAAACCCTCTTTGAAGAGACCATCTTTGCTCTGGGTCACATCGAGGTGCTGCCGGGCAAAAAAGCCATCGTCAGCAGCCGCATCCTAGGCCGCGCCTTCTCCGTGCTCGCCATCCCGCATCAGGCCGTGGATGAAGGAGACGAAGTCGCCTGGGTGGAAAGCCGCCAGCCAGGAGATCCGCCACCCACGGTCGCGCTCACGTCACCCATCACGGGAACGGTGGCCAAGGTGGACATCGCCGTTGGGCAGCCTATTTCACCGGATCAGGTGCTGATGGAAATTGTGGATCTGGAGACGGTCGAGGCCGCCGCCCAGGTGCCGCAGCATCTCGCTGGACGGTTACAGCTCGGCCAGCCGGCTCACATCCGCCTCAGCGCCCTGCCAGACAAGGTCTTTGAGGCCAAGTTGGCTCACATTGGCACCCTGGCGGATGAGGCCACTGGCACCGTCGAGGCGGCCTTTCATGTTCCCAATCCCGACGGGCTGCTGCGTCCCGGCCTCAAGGCGGAGTTCAGCATCGTCGTCAGCACCCGTGAAAACGTGCTCTCCATCCCTCGCACTGCCATTCAGGGAGATGCGGCAGAGCGGTTTGTTTATATTAAGGACTACGATCTCAAAAACGCCTTTGTGAAAACCAATGTCGTCCTCGGTGCGCAGAACGACCAGTTTGTCGAAGTCCTCAGCGGCCTCTTTCCGGGCGATGAAGTGGTGGTCCGTGGCGCTTACGCCCTCGCCTTTGCGGGCAAAGGCAGTGTTTCCCTCAAAGTGGCCATGGATGCCGCCCACGGCCATCCCCACAATGAGGATGGCACGGAGATGTCCAAGGAACAAATCGCCGCTGCTCAGGGCGGGCATGGAGATCACGATCATGAAGGCGGGGCAGGATGGAACATGCTGACCACCTTTTTCGCGGCCAGCACCGGTCTGCTTTTCCTGCTCCTGGTGGTGACCTTGCTGATGACCCGAAAACGCGCTGCGGCCTAA
- a CDS encoding DUF3147 family protein, which produces MAYYLIKLFLSAGVIVIVTEIAKRNNSAASIIHSLPLTSLLAFIWIYLETKDSALIGRHAFGTFWFVLPTLPMFILMPWLIKKLGGFWPAFGTGIVLTIILYFLTMRLLKSAGVNL; this is translated from the coding sequence ATGGCCTACTACCTCATCAAGCTCTTCCTCAGCGCTGGCGTCATTGTCATCGTGACCGAGATCGCCAAGCGCAACAACAGCGCGGCCAGCATCATCCATTCGCTGCCGCTGACCTCCCTCCTCGCGTTCATCTGGATCTACCTGGAGACAAAGGACTCCGCTCTCATCGGGCGGCATGCCTTTGGCACCTTCTGGTTTGTCCTGCCCACGCTGCCCATGTTCATCCTCATGCCCTGGCTCATCAAAAAGCTCGGCGGCTTCTGGCCAGCCTTCGGCACCGGCATCGTCCTCACAATCATCCTGTACTTCTTAACCATGCGCCTGCTGAAAAGCGCGGGTGTGAATTTGTAA
- a CDS encoding TolC family protein: MHRPFLFLLGLTFTTSASALTLSDIAPRVRHHHPQLKAARMAVEEARGRQLGSGRLANPTLGTQFQNESRVSPRSTEFSLDQSFPITRRLGLERQLSAQLVTSAELEVKDVERRLIADARILAVRLVALEKQRALRQQQNQLAQKLSTFAKDRAEAGELSPLDAAQAQVDAQRLQLEARRIEIETVSLQGQLKPMLGYSPSQALQITGELSALTLPGRVPWQQRADYQLAQAKTQTAQTEASLAHARRYQDVSAGFFAAREQQDVTSRQTERTGFVGFRFSIPLPLWNRNQGEIAEKKASIERARLEAAALAAEITSEAETARREMEANAALVSETRDKLLPLVKQQTDKLEKAYETGQTDLLTVLRAREQRLLLEAAVLDATRDFHLARIRYEAAVGSAR, from the coding sequence ATGCATCGTCCTTTCCTGTTTCTGCTCGGCCTCACGTTCACCACGTCCGCCTCGGCCCTGACCCTTTCCGACATCGCACCCCGTGTGCGCCATCATCACCCGCAGCTCAAGGCCGCCCGCATGGCCGTGGAGGAGGCCCGTGGCCGCCAGCTCGGTTCCGGACGCCTGGCCAATCCCACCCTCGGCACCCAGTTTCAAAACGAGAGCCGCGTTTCCCCCCGCTCCACCGAGTTTTCGCTGGATCAGTCCTTCCCCATCACCCGCCGTCTCGGCTTGGAAAGGCAGCTCAGCGCACAGCTCGTCACGTCCGCCGAGCTAGAGGTGAAGGACGTGGAACGCCGCCTCATTGCAGACGCTCGCATCCTCGCAGTCAGGCTTGTCGCTCTGGAAAAACAGCGTGCTCTGCGCCAGCAACAGAATCAGCTTGCGCAAAAGCTTTCCACCTTTGCCAAAGACCGTGCCGAAGCAGGGGAACTCTCCCCCCTGGATGCCGCCCAGGCCCAGGTGGATGCCCAGCGCCTCCAGCTAGAGGCACGCCGCATCGAGATCGAAACCGTCAGCCTTCAGGGCCAGCTCAAGCCCATGTTGGGTTACTCGCCATCTCAGGCCTTGCAGATCACCGGGGAGCTCTCCGCTCTCACGCTTCCGGGCAGAGTGCCCTGGCAGCAGCGTGCCGACTATCAGCTTGCTCAGGCCAAAACACAGACCGCGCAGACTGAGGCCTCCCTCGCCCACGCCCGGCGTTATCAGGATGTTAGCGCCGGATTCTTTGCCGCACGCGAACAGCAGGACGTCACCTCTCGCCAGACAGAGCGCACGGGTTTCGTCGGCTTCCGTTTCTCCATTCCGCTGCCATTATGGAACCGCAACCAGGGGGAGATCGCGGAGAAGAAAGCGAGCATCGAACGTGCCCGCCTGGAGGCTGCCGCCCTCGCTGCCGAGATCACCAGCGAGGCAGAAACCGCCCGCCGTGAGATGGAGGCCAATGCGGCCCTCGTCAGTGAAACCCGCGACAAGCTGCTGCCCCTCGTCAAACAGCAGACCGACAAGCTGGAGAAAGCCTACGAAACCGGCCAGACGGACCTCCTCACCGTCCTCCGTGCCCGCGAGCAGCGCCTGCTGCTCGAAGCCGCCGTCCTGGATGCCACTCGGGATTTTCATCTCGCTCGCATCCGTTACGAGGCCGCTGTCGGCTCCGCACGCTAA